Proteins encoded in a region of the Rutidosis leptorrhynchoides isolate AG116_Rl617_1_P2 chromosome 9, CSIRO_AGI_Rlap_v1, whole genome shotgun sequence genome:
- the LOC139868546 gene encoding uncharacterized protein, whose translation MGLLDDDREYVVSINETYQVASGDYCRSLFVSLITTDSLSCADRIWNETRDLLSEDLRHECPTQILDQDEDQIKKVLYNLALAKIEKMLNSSGNSLKNIANMPYPDYEYIDYLCNMMIQDYLSYDMHIRQVENETLFSTMTDEQKCVYNTILEAVDKNEGGTFFLYGYGGTGKTFVSKTLGAALRSRGDIVINFASSGIAALLLTGGRTANSRFSIPINVVEDSFCNIQPDSQLAGLLNESKLIIWDEAPMQHRHCVEAFDRTMNDIIRSDNRDKAFGGKVVVFGGDFRQILPVITKGTRSETVHASLHSSELWRECKVLKLTKNMRLLNCVSHSDLMEVREFAQWILDIGEGKINLPNDGEADVQFPEEVLIRSNYDPIESIVNSLYPSLHQELGNPSYFQERDVLAPTNEEVDAINELVLSKISDSERVYYSSDTLFPDELDDLFAQQVYSPEILNGLKVPGVPNHKLVLKTGVPIMLLRNVDQSKGLCNGTRLLVVRLFECTIEARIITGHSFGNLAYIPRMIVEPTDKSIAIKFRRRQFLLPSVLQ comes from the exons ATGGGACTTCTAGACGATGATCGGGAATATGTTGTTTCTATAAACGAGACTTACCAAGTCGCATCCGGTGATTATTGTAGATCCTtatttgtttcattaataaccACCGATAGTCTGTCATGTGCTGATCGTATATGGAATGAAACTCGCGACCTTTTATCTGAAGACCTAAGACATGAATGTCCTACCCAAATACTGGATCAAG ATGAAGATCAGATCAAGAAGGTTTTGTATAACCTTGCTTTGGCAAAAATTGAAAAAATGTTAAATAGTTCAGGCAATAGCCTGAAGAATATTGCAAACATGCCTTACCCTGATTACGAGTATATTGACTACTTGTGTAACATGATGATTCAAGATTATCTGTCGTACGACATGCACATCCGTCAAGTAGAAAATGAAACACTATTCTCGACTATGACTGATGAGCAAAAGTGTGTATACAATACAATACTAGAAGCTGTTGATAAAAATGAAGGTGGCACCTTTTTTCTTTATGGTTACGGAGGAACTGGTAAAACCTTTGTTTCGAAAACTCTAGGAGCTGCACTTCGTTCTCGTGGCGATATTGTTATTAACTTTGCATCTAGTGGTATAGCAGCTTTACTTCTAACGGGAGGTAGGACCGCAAACTCACGCTTTTCCATTCCAATTAATGTTGTTGAAGACTCATTTTGTAATATACAACCAGATAGTCAGCTTGCTGGACTTTTAAATGAGTCGAAGTTAATAATTTGGGATGAGGCACCCATGCAGCATAGACATTGTGTTGAAGCTTTCGATAGAACTATGAACGATATTATACGTTCAGATAACAGGGATAAAGCTTTTGGTGGAAAAGTAGTAGTTTTTGGGGGCGATTTTCGACAGATTCTACCCGTTATCACAAAAGGAACCAGATCCGAAACAGTCCATGCATCTCTTCACTCTTCAGAATTATGGCGTGAGTGTAAAGTTCTTAAGCTGACTAAGAATATGAGACTTCTTAATTGCGTTTCTCATTCTGACCTCATGGAGGTTAGGGAATTTGCTCAGTGGATCTTAGACATAGGTGAGGGTAAGATTAATTTACCAAACGATGGTGAAGCAGATGTGCAATTTCCCGAGGAGGTCTTGATCAGGTCAAATTACGACCCGATTGAAAGCATTGTCAATTCACTTTATCCTTCTCTTCATCAAGAACTTGGTAATCCATCATATTTTCAGGAAAGAGATGTACTTGCACCTACAAATGAGGAGGTTGATGCAATTAATGAGTTAGTTTTATCTAAAATAAGTGATTCAGAAAGGGTATATTACAGTTCTGATACTCTATTCCCAGATGAACTTGATGATTTATTTGCGCAACAAGTCTATTCTCCTGAAATCCTTAATGGTTTAAAGGTTCCTGGTGTTCCCAATCATAAGTTAGTCTTGAAAACAGGGGTTCCAATCATGTTACTACGTAACGTTGACCAGTCAAAGGGTCTATGTAATGGCACGCGCTTATTAGTTGTGAGACTGTTTGAATGCACCATTGAAGCTCGAATCATAACTGGGCATTCGTTTGGTAATCTAGCCTACATCCCTAGGATGATCGTTGAACCGACAGACAAAAGTATTGCGATAAAGTTCAGGAGACGTCAGTTCCTGTTACCGTCTGTTTTGCAATGA
- the LOC139868547 gene encoding uncharacterized protein, protein MTINKSQGQSLSNVGLFLRKPVFNHGQLYVAVSRVTCAWIQPLSLTSAKFQQLRDAGSITNFNFALTTTPNLVETLVFHLSLNNSTYVVPYNKQLLKQYQAHINVEWCNQIGSIKYLFKYINKGPDRITISIQDSNAKKSHARDSNSKDKIATYYSCPYLSACEASWRLFNFDIVHRTPTVYRLQFHLPNHEPIYYDNDEVVENVLLKPSVGTSQFIEWMRCNEIDENARQYTYVEFPRHYVWNKGARKWTRSKDQRTVGRINYVPPKSSETYYLRILLNKVRGPTCYEDIRTVNDVVYDTFKETCYAMGLLEDDREYVVSLNETYQVASGDYCRSLFVSLITTDSLSCADRVWNETRDLLSKDLRHECPTQILDQDEDQIKKVLYNLALAKIEKMLNSSGNSLKNIANMPYPDYEYIDNSCNMMIQDELSYDMHNLQVEHETLFSTMTDEQKCVYNTILEAVDKNEGGTFFLYGYGGTGKTFVSKTLGAALRSCGDIVINVASSGIAALLLTGGRTAHSCFAIPINAVEDSFCNIQPDSQLAGLLNESKLIIWDEAPMQHRHCVEAFDRTMRDIIRSDNRDKAFGGKVVVFGGDFRQILPVITKGTRSETVHASLHSSELWRECKVLKLTKNMRLLNCVSHSDLMEVKKFAQWILDIGEGKINLPNDGEADVQFPEEVLIRSNYNPIESIVNSLYPSLHQELCNPSYFQERAVLAPTNEEVDAINEFVLSTISDSERVYYSSDTLCPDELDDLFAQQVYSPEILNGLKVPGVPNHKLVLKTGVPIMLLRNIDQSKGLCNGIHLLVVRLFECTIEARIITGHSFGNLAYIPRMIVEPTDKSIAIKFRRCQFPVTVYFAMTINMSQSYMYLDSTTFFNKCQVSAIERCRLS, encoded by the exons ATGACAATTAACAAGAGTCAAGGTCAGTCGTTGTCAAATGTTGGTCTTTTTCTGCGAAAACCAGTTTTCAATCACGGTCAACTATATGTTGCCGTTTCTCGT GTTACATGTGCCTGGATTCAACCACTTTCTTTAACAAGTGCCAAGTTTCAGCAATTGAGAGATGCAGGCTCA attacAAATTTTAATTTTGCTCTAACTACTACTCCTAATTTAGTGGAAACATTAGTTTTTCACTTATCTTTAAATAATTCAAC GTATGTTGTACCTTACAACAAGCAACTACTGAAACAATATCAAGCGCATATCAATGTTGAGTGGTGCAACCAGATTGGATCAATAAAATATCTATTTAAGTACATTAATAAGGGTCCTGACAGGATTACAATTTCAATACAAGATTCTAATGCTAAAAAATCACATGCGAGAGATTCTAACAGTAAAGATAAGATTGCAACTTATTATAGTTGTCCTTACTTATCTGCATGTGAGGCATCTTGGCGTTTGTTCAATTTCGATATTGTTCACAGAACACCTACAGTTTATAGGCTCCAGTTTCATTTGCCGAATCATGAACCAATATATTACGACAACGATGAAGTTGTCGAGAATGTCCTTTTAAAGCCAAGTGTTGGTACATCGCAGTTCATCGAGTGGATGAGGTGTAATGAGATCGATGAAAATGCTCGACAATATACATATGTTGAATTTCCAAGGCATTATGTGTGGAACAAGGGAGCAAGAAAATGGACGAGAAGTAAAGATCAGAGGACCGTTGGAAGAATTAATTATGTTCCCCCTAAGTCTAGTGAAACATATTATCTACGGATACTTCTTAACAAAGTAAGGGGACCGACTTGCTATGAAGACATACGGACAGTGAATGACGTGGTATATGATACATTTAAGGAAACTTGCTACGCAATGGGACTTCTAGAAGATGATCGAGAATATGTTGTTTCTTTAAACGAGACTTACCAAGTCGCATCCGGTGATTATTGTCGATCCTtatttgtttcattaataaccACCGATAGTCTATCATGTGCTGATCGTGTATGGAATGAAACTCGCGACCTTTTATCTAAAGACCTAAGACATGAATGTCCTACCCAAATACTGGATCAAG ATGAAGATCAGATCAAGAAGGTTTTGTATAACCTTGCTTTGGCAAAAATTGAAAAAATGTTAAATAGTTCAGGAAATAGTCTGAAGAATATTGCAAACATGCCTTACCCTGATTACGAGTATATTGACAACTCTTGTAACATGATGATTCAAGATGAGCTGTCCTACGACATGCACAACCTTCAAGTAGAACATGAAACACTATTCTCGACTATGACTGATGAGCAAAAGTGTGTATACAATACAATACTAGAAGCTGTTGATAAAAATGAAGGTGGCACCTTTTTTCTTTATGGTTACGGAGGAACTGGTAAAACCTTTGTTTCGAAAACTCTAGGAGCTGCACTTCGTTCTTGTGGCGATATTGTTATTAACGTTGCATCTAGTGGTATAGCAGCTTTACTTCTAACAGGAGGTAGGACCGCACACTCATGCTTTGCCATTCCAATTAATGCTGTTGAAGACTCATTTTGTAATATACAACCAGATAGTCAGCTTGCTGGACTTTTAAATGAGTCGAAGTTAATAATTTGGGATGAGGCACCCATGCAGCATAGACATTGTGTTGAAGCTTTCGATAGAACTATGAGGGATATTATACGTTCAGATAACAGGGATAAAGCTTTTGGTGGAAAAGTAGTAGTTTTTGGGGGCGATTTTCGACAGATTCTACCCGTTATCACAAAAGGAACCAGATCCGAAACAGTCCATGCATCTCTTCACTCTTCAGAATTATGGCGTGAGTGTAAAGTTCTTAAGCTGACTAAGAATATGAGACTTCTTAATTGCGTTTCTCATTCTGACCTCATGGAGGTTAAGAAATTTGCTCAGTGGATCTTAGACATAGGTGAGGGTAAGATTAATTTACCAAACGATGGTGAAGCAGATGTGCAATTTCCTGAGGAGGTCTTGATCAGGTCAAATTACAACCCGATTGAAAGCATTGTCAATTCACTTTATCCTTCTCTTCATCAAGAACTTTGTAATCCATCATATTTTCAGGAAAGAGCTGTACTTGCACCTACAAATGAGGAGGTTGATGCAATTAATGAGTTTGTTTTATCTACAATAAGTGATTCGGAAAGGGTATATTACAGTTCTGATACTCTATGCCCAGATGAACTTGATGATTTATTTGCGCAACAAGTCTATTCTCCTGAAATCCTTAATGGTTTAAAGGTTCCTGGTGTTCCCAATCATAAGTTAGTCTTGAAAACAGGGGTTCCAATCATGTTACTACGTAACATTGACCAGTCAAAGGGTTTATGTAATGGCATTCACTTATTAGTTGTGAGACTGTTTGAATGCACCATTGAAGCTCGAATCATAACTGGGCATTCGTTTGGTAATCTAGCCTACATCCCTAGGATGATCGTTGAACCGACAGACAAAAGTATTGCGATAAAGTTCAGGAGATGTCAGTTTCCTGTTACCGTCTATTTTGCAATGACGATTAACATGAGTCAAA GTTACATGTACCTGGATTCAACCACTTTCTTTAACAAGTGCCAAGTTTCAGCAATTGAGAGATGCAGGCTCAGTTGA
- the LOC139868548 gene encoding TGACG-sequence-specific DNA-binding protein TGA-2.1-like, with protein sequence MDSAKKILPHLQQQKLTKILRNREYVKRSTERKKSQFLLREFASKDDVLNLLYGTWMTPAELCVMWLGGFRPSDVVHSTLSTRLVGEAFRQTGDDTYINNYMSEMHISMGNLRAMEEKMQKADGLRAITLDKIHSRFIKKQFAMALLAINAYLNRITALSYMWRSRPKS encoded by the exons ATGGACTCTGCGAAAAAAATCCTTCCTCATCTTCAGCAACAG aAACTTACAAAAATACTTCGAAATAGAGAGTATGTAAAGAGGTCAACAGAGCGCAAAAAG AGCCAGTTTTTACTTAGAGAGTTTGCATCTAAGGATGATGTGTTGAACCTTCTATATGGAACTTGGATGACACCTGCAGAACTTTGTGTCATGTGGTTAGGTGGTTTTCGTCCATCTGACGTTGTCCAT TCCACTCTATCAACCCGTTTAGTTGGGGAAGCGTTTCGCCAGACAGGTGATGATACGTATATCAACAATTATATGAGTGAAATGCATATTTCAATGGGAAATCTACGCGCGATGGAAGAAAAAATGCAAAAG GCTGATGGTTTACGTGCTATTACTCTTGATAAAATACACAGTCGTTTCATCAAAAAACAATTTGCAATGGCTCTGTTAGCAATCAATGCATACTTGAACCGAATTACAGCATTAAGCTATATGTGGAGAAGTCGTCCAAAGtcctaa
- the LOC139868549 gene encoding uncharacterized protein translates to MVENTRLNYIRNNQNILRASPCSDLYDAQESGHQEASNIGNRVILPSSFTGGARYLQQNYMDAVVIVRAYGHPDLFITFTCNPKWPEILRFLSEYNLNPEDRPDISTRVFKIRLDSLMRKFRVEKIFGKVVAELYRIEFQKRGLPHAHICLFLDKTDHVPGPDDVDNFITAELPDKNVDPDLYSIVSEFMIHGPCGPNHTHSPCMTQKGQCSKHFPKDFHSETHFDGDSYPRYKRRDDGNFVVKGTTNLDNRYVVPYNKQLLKQYQAHINVEWCNQIGSIKYLFKYINKGPDRITISIQDSNAKKSHARDSNSKDKIATYYSCPYLSACEASWRLFNFDIVHRTPTVYRLQFHLPNHEPIYYDNDEVVENVLLKPSVGTSQFIEWMRCNEIDENARQYTYVEFPRHYVWNKGARKWTRSKDQRTVGRINYVPPKSSETYYLRILLNKVRGPTCYEDIRTVNDVVYDTFKETCYAMGLLDDDREYVVSLNETYQVASGDYCRSLFVSLITTDSLSCADRVWNETRDLLSKDLRHECPTQILDQDEDQIKKVLYNLALAKIEKMLNSSGNSLKNIANMPYPDYEYIDNSCNMMIQDEMSYDMHNLQVEHETLFSTMTDEQKCVYNTILEAVDKNEGGTFFLYGYGGTGKTFVSKTLGAALHSCGDIVINVASSGIAALLLTGGRTAHSCFAIPINAVEDSFCNIQPDSQLAGLLNESKLIIWDEAPMQHRHCVEAFDRTMRDIIRSDNRDKAFGGKVVVFGGDFRQILPVITKGTRSETVHASLHSSELWRECKVLKLTKNMRLLNCVSHSDLMEVKKFAQWILDIGEGKINLPNDGEADVQFPEEVLIRSNYNPIESIVNSLYPSLHQELCNPSYFQERAVLAPTNEEVDAINEFVLSTISDSERVYYSSDTLCPDELDNLFAQQVYSPEILNGLKVPGVPNHKLVLKTGVPIMLLRNIDQSKGLCNGIHLLVVRLFECTIEARIITGHSFGNLAYIPRMIVEPTDKSIAIKFRRCQFPVTVYFAMTINMSQRLKVLILDKEGRPSNTTKNVVYKEVLQSVTCAWIQPLSLTSAKFQQLRDAGSVDYAAP, encoded by the exons ATGGTCGAGAACACACGGTTGAACTACATTCGAAATAACCAAAATATTTTACGCGCATCTCCGTGTTCAGATTTGTACGATGCACAGGAGTCTGGTCACCAAGAAGCTTCTAACATTGGTAATAGGGTGATATTACCGTCCAGTTTCACTGGTGGTGCAaggtatttacaacaaaattatatGGATGCAGTGGTAATCGTTAGAGCTTACGGACATCCTGATCTGTTTATAACATTTACCTGCAATCCAAAATGGCCAGAAATTTTGCGTTTCTTATCTGAGTATAATTTAAATCCAGAAGACAGGCCAGACATCAGCACACGTGTTTTTAAAATCAGGCTAGATTCTCTTATGCGTAAGTTCAGGGTTGAAAAAATATTTGGTAAAGTTGTGGCAG AATTATACAGGATAGAATTCCAAAAGCGTGGTCTACCACATGCTCACATTTGCTTATTTCTGGATAAAACAGATCATGTTCCAGGACCTGATGATGTTGACAACTTTATTACTGCAGAACTACCGGACAAAAATGTTGACCCTGATTTATATTCAATTGTATCGGAGTTCATGATTCATGGTCCGTGTGGACCAAACCATACACATAGTCCATGTATGACACAGAAGGGACAATGTTCGAAGCATTTTCCAAAGGATTTTCATTCCGAAACTCATTTTGATGGTGACAGTTATCCTCGATACAAAAGACGTGATGATGGTAATTTTGTTGTGAAAGGAACCACTAACCTCGACAACCG GTATGTTGTACCTTACAACAAGCAACTACTGAAACAATATCAAGCGCATATCAATGTTGAGTGGTGCAACCAGATTGGATCAATAAAATATCTATTTAAGTACATTAATAAGGGTCCTGACAGGATTACAATTTCAATACAAGATTCTAATGCTAAAAAATCACATGCGAGAGATTCTAACAGTAAAGATAAGATTGCAACTTATTATAGTTGTCCTTACTTATCTGCATGTGAGGCATCTTGGCGTTTGTTCAATTTCGATATTGTTCACAGAACACCTACAGTTTATAGGCTCCAGTTTCATTTGCCGAATCATGAACCAATATATTACGACAACGATGAAGTTGTCGAGAATGTCCTTTTAAAGCCAAGTGTTGGTACATCGCAGTTCATCGAGTGGATGAGGTGTAATGAGATCGATGAAAATGCTCGACAATATACATATGTTGAATTTCCAAGGCATTATGTGTGGAACAAGGGAGCAAGAAAATGGACGAGAAGTAAAGATCAGAGGACCGTTGGAAGAATTAATTATGTTCCCCCTAAGTCTAGTGAAACATATTATCTACGGATACTTCTTAACAAAGTAAGGGGACCAACTTGCTATGAAGACATACGGACAGTGAATGACGTGGTATATGATACATTTAAGGAAACTTGCTACGCAATGGGACTTCTAGACGATGATCGAGAATATGTTGTTTCTTTAAACGAGACTTACCAAGTCGCATCCGGTGATTATTGTCGATCCTtatttgtttcattaataaccACCGATAGTCTATCATGTGCTGATCGTGTATGGAACGAAACTCGCGACCTTTTATCTAAAGACCTAAGACATGAATGTCCTACCCAAATACTGGATCAAG ATGAAGATCAGATCAAGAAGGTTTTGTATAACCTTGCTTTGGCAAAAATTGAAAAAATGTTAAATAGTTCAGGAAATAGTCTGAAGAATATTGCAAACATGCCTTACCCTGATTACGAGTATATTGACAACTCTTGTAACATGATGATTCAAGATGAGATGTCCTACGACATGCACAACCTTCAAGTAGAACATGAAACACTATTCTCGACTATGACTGATGAGCAAAAGTGTGTATACAATACAATACTAGAAGCTGTTGATAAAAATGAAGGTGGCACCTTTTTTCTTTATGGTTACGGAGGAACTGGTAAAACCTTTGTTTCGAAAACTCTAGGAGCTGCACTTCATTCTTGTGGCGATATTGTTATTAACGTTGCATCTAGTGGTATAGCAGCTTTACTTCTAACAGGAGGTAGGACCGCACACTCATGCTTTGCCATTCCAATTAATGCTGTTGAAGACTCATTTTGTAATATACAACCAGATAGTCAGCTTGCTGGACTTTTAAATGAGTCGAAGTTAATAATTTGGGATGAGGCACCCATGCAGCATAGACATTGTGTTGAAGCTTTCGATAGAACTATGAGGGATATTATACGTTCAGATAACAGGGATAAAGCTTTTGGTGGAAAAGTAGTAGTTTTTGGGGGCGATTTTCGACAGATTCTACCCGTTATCACAAAAGGAACCAGATCCGAAACAGTCCATGCATCTCTTCACTCTTCAGAATTATGGCGTGAGTGTAAAGTTCTTAAGCTGACTAAGAATATGAGACTTCTTAATTGCGTTTCTCATTCTGACCTCATGGAGGTTAAGAAATTTGCTCAGTGGATCTTAGACATAGGTGAGGGTAAGATTAATTTACCAAACGATGGTGAAGCAGATGTGCAATTTCCTGAGGAGGTCTTGATCAGGTCAAATTACAACCCGATTGAAAGCATTGTCAATTCACTTTATCCTTCTCTTCATCAAGAACTTTGTAATCCATCATATTTTCAGGAAAGAGCTGTACTTGCACCTACAAATGAGGAGGTTGATGCAATTAATGAGTTTGTTTTGTCTACAATAAGTGATTCGGAAAGGGTATATTACAGTTCTGATACTCTATGCCCAGATGAACTTGATAATTTATTTGCGCAACAAGTCTATTCTCCTGAAATCCTTAATGGTTTAAAGGTTCCTGGTGTTCCCAATCATAAGTTAGTCTTGAAAACAGGGGTTCCAATCATGTTACTACGTAACATTGACCAGTCAAAGGGTTTATGTAATGGCATTCACTTATTAGTTGTGAGACTGTTTGAATGCACCATTGAAGCTCGAATCATAACTGGGCATTCATTTGGTAATCTAGCCTACATCCCTAGGATGATCGTTGAACCGACAGACAAAAGTATTGCGATAAAGTTCAGGAGATGTCAGTTTCCTGTTACCGTCTATTTTGCAATGACGATTAACATGAGTCAAA GATTAAAAGTTCTTATATTGGATAAGGAGGGTAGGCCATCAAATACAACAAAGAATGTTGTGTATAAGGAAGTCCTTCAAAGT GTTACATGTGCCTGGATTCAACCACTTTCTTTAACAAGTGCCAAGTTTCAGCAATTGAGAGATGCAGGCTCAGTTGATTATGCTGCACCATAA